A genomic region of Salvelinus alpinus chromosome 12, SLU_Salpinus.1, whole genome shotgun sequence contains the following coding sequences:
- the LOC139535754 gene encoding major facilitator superfamily domain-containing protein 4A-like: protein MLVDDLVWALFKHHWQHTLTYWSVFFSFGLCIAFLGPTILDLRCQTQSTLQEITWVFFAQQLSLMLESALGGLFKKTSCISS, encoded by the coding sequence ATGTTAGTAGATGATCTGGTCTGGGCTTTGTTCAAGCACCACTGGCAGCACACCCTGACCTACTGGAGCGTGTTCTTTAGTTTCGGGCTGTGTATTGCGTTCCTGGGGCCGACCATCCTGGACCTGAGGTGTCAGACCCAGTCCACTCTGCAGGAGATCACCTGGGTCTTCTTCGCCCAACAGCTCTCCCTCATGCTGGAGAGCGCCCTGGGAGGACTCTTCAAGAAGAC